In Desulfosoma caldarium, the following are encoded in one genomic region:
- a CDS encoding RNA methyltransferase, with product MKPVRAFLDNIAVVLHRPHFPENIGAAARAAKNMGIRRLIVVDPLDCDLTRILKMATHAAEDVVATMEIYDNLREALGSFQYIIGTTARTGSQRRTIMDPRDIARRVVSISRTNKTALLFGPENRGLANRELKYCHALVTIPTSQEFASLNLAQAVMIMTYEIFRAAEQPPESFTPKLATSFELEAMYDHLQETLAKIHFVNPENPEYWMRSLRRFFSRIGLQAREVKIIRGICRQIEWYGEKMAFEAVRQVRAQDKGIDSISCLD from the coding sequence ATGAAACCCGTCCGCGCCTTCCTGGACAACATCGCCGTGGTCCTGCACCGCCCGCATTTTCCCGAAAACATCGGGGCTGCGGCTCGAGCAGCAAAAAACATGGGGATTCGACGCCTCATCGTCGTTGATCCGCTGGACTGCGACCTCACTCGCATCCTCAAAATGGCCACCCATGCCGCCGAAGACGTGGTGGCCACCATGGAAATCTATGACAATCTGCGCGAGGCCCTGGGGTCATTTCAATATATCATCGGCACGACAGCGAGAACAGGTTCCCAACGGCGCACCATCATGGACCCTCGGGACATAGCCCGCCGGGTGGTGAGCATCAGCCGCACCAACAAAACGGCACTGCTTTTTGGGCCTGAAAATCGAGGGCTGGCCAACCGGGAACTGAAATACTGCCACGCTCTGGTGACCATTCCCACATCCCAGGAATTCGCCTCGCTGAACCTGGCTCAAGCCGTCATGATCATGACCTATGAAATTTTTCGAGCCGCCGAGCAACCGCCTGAGAGCTTTACACCCAAATTGGCCACCAGCTTTGAACTGGAAGCCATGTACGACCATCTTCAAGAAACTTTGGCCAAGATTCACTTCGTGAATCCCGAAAATCCTGAGTACTGGATGAGAAGCCTGCGCCGGTTTTTCAGCCGGATTGGATTGCAAGCGCGCGAAGTCAAGATCATTCGAGGTATCTGCAGGCAGATCGAATGGTACGGTGAAAAGATGGCTTTCGAGGCGGTGCGCCAAGTCCGTGCACAGGACAAAGGCATTGACTCAATCTCTTGCCTTGACTAG
- a CDS encoding PD-(D/E)XK nuclease family protein, with protein MENEPIIELIRRELPGILQRHPEVRDWVLRLTRDQYADKEETESRFDRLLEELRRDREENARKWDEQNRRWEEQNRELNRKWEEQNRRWEEHNRELNRKWEEQNRKWNEQNRRWEEQARMWDEQNRRWEEQARMWEEQNRRWEEQNRELNRKWEEQNRRWEEQARMWEEQNRRWEEQNRELNRKWEEQNRKWDEQNRRWEEQARMWDEQNRRWEEQARMWDEQNRRWEEQNRKWDTNQKTINEILETLKAQAQKHESSIGALGARWGLTSEASFRNGLRAILEKSFGVQVRSVTEYDERGEVFEHPDQVELDVVVHDDVLILCEIKSSMSKSDMYAFERKVRFYEKRHQRKASRKLVISPMVDDRARQVAQRLGIEVYSYANDVKPGKPSE; from the coding sequence ATGGAAAACGAGCCGATCATCGAGCTGATCCGTCGCGAGCTTCCGGGAATTCTGCAACGCCATCCCGAGGTGCGGGATTGGGTGCTTCGACTCACGCGAGACCAGTACGCAGACAAAGAGGAGACAGAGAGCCGTTTTGATCGGCTGCTGGAAGAATTGCGCCGGGATCGGGAGGAAAATGCACGCAAATGGGATGAGCAAAACCGCAGATGGGAAGAACAAAACCGGGAACTGAACCGCAAGTGGGAAGAACAAAACCGTAGGTGGGAAGAACACAACCGGGAACTGAATCGCAAGTGGGAAGAACAAAATCGAAAATGGAATGAACAAAACCGCAGATGGGAAGAGCAGGCTCGCATGTGGGATGAACAAAACCGCAGGTGGGAAGAGCAGGCTCGCATGTGGGAGGAGCAAAACCGTAGGTGGGAAGAACAAAACCGGGAACTGAATCGCAAGTGGGAAGAACAAAACCGCAGGTGGGAAGAACAGGCTCGCATGTGGGAGGAGCAAAACCGTAGGTGGGAAGAACAAAACCGGGAACTGAACCGCAAGTGGGAAGAACAAAATCGAAAATGGGATGAACAAAACCGCAGGTGGGAAGAGCAGGCCCGCATGTGGGATGAGCAAAACCGCAGGTGGGAAGAGCAGGCTCGCATGTGGGATGAACAAAACCGCAGGTGGGAAGAGCAGAACCGTAAATGGGACACCAACCAGAAGACCATCAACGAGATCTTGGAAACCCTGAAAGCTCAGGCACAAAAGCATGAAAGCAGCATCGGTGCTCTGGGAGCTCGGTGGGGATTAACCTCGGAAGCTTCCTTTCGAAATGGGCTCAGGGCCATCTTGGAGAAATCTTTCGGCGTCCAGGTGCGCAGCGTGACCGAATACGATGAGAGAGGAGAGGTTTTCGAACACCCCGACCAGGTGGAGCTGGATGTCGTTGTTCATGACGACGTGTTGATTCTTTGCGAAATCAAGTCTTCCATGAGCAAATCGGACATGTATGCCTTTGAAAGAAAGGTGCGTTTTTATGAGAAGCGCCACCAGCGGAAAGCCTCACGCAAACTCGTCATCTCACCCATGGTAGACGACCGGGCCAGACAGGTGGCCCAGAGACTGGGCATCGAGGTCTACAGTTACGCCAACGATGTGAAGCCCGGTAAGCCGAGCGAATAA
- a CDS encoding diguanylate cyclase has translation MKVLVADDDTTTRKMVAAMLTKWGYEVVTAASGDAAWNVLQGEDSPRLAVLDWIMPGMDGVDICRKVREEVPTDRYLYMILLTAKTSRKEIVSGLEAGADDYMIKPFDPSELQVRVGIGRRIIALHEELVAAREALRIQATRDPLTGTYNRGAAYQRLVEELDRAVRANQPLSLLMMDIDHFKKINDTYGHLVGDHVLKETVARMRSVIRSYDVVGRFGGEEFLVVLPHADTGIAVNVAERIRAAVSRHPIVDGQVAVSVTLSAGVATAHGPTVPDALIQSADEALYLAKRTGRNRVCAASARCAA, from the coding sequence ATGAAGGTTTTAGTAGCGGACGACGATACCACGACACGTAAAATGGTGGCTGCTATGCTCACCAAATGGGGCTATGAGGTGGTGACGGCAGCGTCGGGAGACGCGGCGTGGAATGTCCTTCAGGGCGAGGATTCACCGAGGCTGGCCGTATTGGATTGGATCATGCCCGGCATGGATGGGGTGGACATCTGCCGCAAGGTCCGGGAAGAGGTGCCCACGGACCGCTACCTCTACATGATTCTCCTGACGGCCAAAACGAGCCGAAAGGAGATCGTTTCCGGCCTGGAAGCCGGCGCTGACGACTACATGATCAAACCCTTTGATCCCAGTGAACTTCAGGTGCGTGTCGGCATCGGGCGCCGCATCATTGCCCTTCACGAAGAATTGGTGGCTGCCCGTGAGGCTTTGCGAATTCAGGCCACCCGCGATCCATTGACGGGAACGTATAACCGAGGTGCGGCATACCAGAGGCTCGTGGAAGAGCTGGATCGAGCGGTAAGGGCAAACCAGCCCTTGAGTCTCCTCATGATGGATATCGACCACTTCAAAAAGATCAACGACACCTACGGGCACCTCGTGGGCGATCATGTACTGAAAGAAACGGTGGCGCGCATGCGGAGTGTGATTCGTTCTTACGATGTGGTGGGTCGTTTTGGTGGAGAGGAATTTCTTGTGGTGCTTCCCCACGCCGACACGGGCATTGCCGTGAACGTGGCCGAAAGGATTCGGGCGGCCGTCTCCCGTCACCCCATCGTTGATGGCCAGGTTGCCGTCTCTGTGACGCTGAGCGCCGGCGTGGCCACGGCCCATGGGCCCACGGTTCCGGACGCGCTCATTCAATCTGCCGATGAGGCCCTCTATCTCGCCAAACGCACAGGTCGAAACCGCGTGTGCGCCGCCAGCGCTCGCTGTGCGGCCTGA
- a CDS encoding hybrid sensor histidine kinase/response regulator: MKSAPLASVVRSHMGPKIFALGFTAVFLGTLLVGYQQIQTVRNHHRQVIRPLMTSLQWYVHHASSTLHILASTDVWATEGRPSILEKIHQAVPYFDRLIVTDGQGIVLASYPSGVEGMDFSGFLPTLLKDPGKLEAVSDPYVSQETGKVTVSLAVRHGSLGFVMGELNLSKIQTYVESLLDGAGAGNIAFVVDGYGNLLAHPNHDLVSQQINLGHVSVVNRVISDRKTHAALVTLDSSWHMATAAFMAERGWIFCVATPLWRFLSPVAQASGLAVALLCLSTAVVMALARRQVERVVGTPLERFSRALAYVADGHVDAVDRLEPCGVAELDRVVGAMKQMADTVAAREHEVRLTLEALEKSNKELEEAITQANRLALEAEVANQAKSLFLANMSHEIRTPMNGILGMNRLLQDTPLTPLQRDYVDIIQKSGEALLSLLNDILDFSKIEAGKMELEHVDFDLRDTVEGVAETLAIKAHEKGLELACLVDAAVPRYLRGDAARLRQILLNLVGNALKFTEKGEVVLSVTRTESEPQQGKVSLRFAVRDTGIGIPKDRIEAIFQSFSQADASITRKYGGTGLGLTISKKLVEMMGGVMGVDSEVGKGSTFWFTAVLEVGERAAEEEKLRIDEAVLQRVQSTRVLVVDDNATNRFVVSEMLRVWGYGYDEAADGPTALEKLRAAHRNGMPFDIVVLDMQMPEMDGEMVVRHMRADSDLSRTPCVLLTSVVTPAMGERVKTEDLFRAVLTKPVRYSKLYNALLACLDLAQVVQSQVRGVTCLSLDKDAPALRVLLAEDNPVNQKVAAGCLGKLGCTVDVVSNGQEALEALRQQTYDLVFMDVQMPVLDGLEATRMIRKGLARVKNPRVPIIAMTAHALPGDRQMCLQAGMDDYVPKPLRLEDLQGAIERQMHRAERDAQVHEEAAACTSPSAGLAAADQDVFHWDELVDRLGGDMDLSWEILSEFVAELPQRLKEIDEALEKGDIAETKRLAHSLKGAAANISAHRLSEAARALEQAAAPENPVDLLPLCAVVKEQADRLTMAVCDVGAPSDAVSF, translated from the coding sequence ATGAAAAGTGCACCTTTGGCCTCAGTGGTGCGATCCCACATGGGACCCAAGATTTTTGCCTTGGGTTTCACGGCAGTGTTCTTGGGCACTTTGCTTGTGGGCTATCAGCAAATCCAGACGGTGCGCAACCATCACCGTCAGGTGATTCGCCCTTTGATGACGTCCCTTCAGTGGTACGTCCATCATGCTTCATCGACGCTGCACATCTTGGCTTCCACAGATGTGTGGGCCACCGAGGGTCGCCCGTCGATTCTTGAAAAGATCCATCAGGCCGTGCCGTATTTTGATCGCTTGATCGTTACCGACGGCCAAGGCATCGTGCTCGCCAGTTATCCTTCCGGTGTTGAAGGCATGGATTTTTCGGGGTTTCTACCGACTTTGCTCAAGGATCCTGGGAAGCTCGAGGCGGTTTCCGACCCGTATGTGTCTCAGGAAACAGGAAAAGTCACGGTTTCCCTCGCCGTGAGGCACGGCTCTTTGGGCTTTGTGATGGGCGAACTGAATCTTTCGAAGATACAAACCTACGTGGAATCCTTGTTGGATGGGGCGGGTGCGGGGAACATCGCCTTTGTCGTAGACGGCTACGGAAATCTTTTGGCGCACCCGAATCACGATCTGGTGTCTCAGCAGATCAATCTGGGGCATGTTTCGGTGGTGAATCGGGTGATCTCGGACAGAAAAACCCACGCGGCTCTGGTCACACTGGATTCCTCGTGGCATATGGCCACGGCGGCCTTCATGGCCGAACGTGGTTGGATTTTTTGTGTGGCCACGCCGCTGTGGCGTTTCCTGAGCCCGGTGGCTCAGGCATCGGGGTTGGCCGTGGCCTTATTGTGTCTTTCCACGGCCGTCGTCATGGCGCTCGCCCGAAGGCAGGTGGAACGGGTTGTTGGAACACCTCTGGAGCGCTTTTCTCGAGCCTTGGCGTACGTGGCCGATGGTCATGTGGATGCCGTAGACCGATTGGAACCGTGCGGTGTGGCCGAACTGGACCGCGTGGTGGGTGCCATGAAGCAAATGGCGGATACGGTGGCGGCTCGGGAACACGAGGTACGCCTCACACTGGAAGCTTTGGAAAAGAGCAACAAAGAGCTGGAAGAAGCCATCACGCAGGCGAACCGCCTTGCGCTGGAAGCGGAAGTGGCCAACCAAGCCAAGAGCCTCTTTCTCGCCAACATGAGCCATGAAATCCGAACGCCAATGAACGGCATTCTGGGCATGAACCGGTTGCTACAAGACACGCCTCTGACCCCCCTGCAGAGGGACTACGTGGACATCATTCAAAAAAGTGGCGAAGCTTTGCTCTCCCTGCTCAACGATATTTTGGATTTTTCCAAGATCGAAGCGGGCAAAATGGAACTGGAGCACGTGGATTTTGATCTTCGAGACACCGTGGAAGGGGTGGCGGAAACCTTGGCGATTAAGGCGCATGAAAAAGGGCTGGAATTGGCCTGCCTGGTGGATGCCGCCGTGCCCCGTTACCTTCGAGGAGACGCGGCCAGGCTGCGCCAAATCCTGCTGAACCTGGTGGGCAACGCGCTCAAATTCACCGAGAAAGGAGAAGTTGTTCTCAGCGTAACGCGAACGGAGAGCGAACCCCAGCAGGGCAAGGTGTCGCTGCGGTTCGCTGTTCGAGATACGGGAATCGGCATTCCCAAAGATCGAATCGAGGCGATCTTTCAGTCCTTCTCCCAGGCGGATGCCTCCATCACGCGAAAATACGGTGGCACGGGCCTGGGACTGACCATTTCTAAAAAGCTCGTGGAAATGATGGGCGGGGTCATGGGCGTGGACAGCGAAGTAGGAAAAGGATCCACGTTCTGGTTCACGGCTGTGCTGGAAGTGGGCGAGAGGGCCGCGGAGGAAGAAAAGCTTCGAATCGACGAAGCGGTGCTGCAGCGCGTGCAAAGCACGCGTGTTTTGGTGGTGGATGACAATGCCACCAACCGGTTTGTTGTCAGCGAAATGCTTCGAGTGTGGGGCTATGGCTATGATGAAGCGGCCGATGGTCCGACGGCGTTGGAAAAGCTTCGAGCGGCTCACAGAAATGGCATGCCTTTTGACATTGTCGTTCTGGACATGCAAATGCCTGAAATGGACGGGGAGATGGTGGTGCGACATATGCGCGCCGATTCGGACCTTTCTCGCACCCCATGCGTCCTGCTCACGTCCGTGGTCACACCGGCCATGGGGGAGCGAGTCAAGACAGAGGACCTGTTTCGGGCAGTCCTGACCAAGCCTGTCCGGTACTCCAAGCTTTACAACGCGCTCTTGGCATGTCTCGATCTGGCCCAAGTGGTTCAATCCCAGGTGCGAGGGGTGACGTGTTTAAGTCTGGACAAAGACGCGCCAGCCCTTCGCGTGCTTTTGGCGGAAGACAATCCGGTCAATCAGAAGGTCGCCGCAGGGTGTCTGGGCAAATTGGGGTGTACTGTTGATGTGGTGAGCAACGGCCAGGAAGCCCTTGAAGCGCTTCGTCAGCAGACCTACGACTTGGTGTTCATGGATGTGCAAATGCCTGTCCTGGATGGACTGGAAGCGACGCGCATGATTCGAAAGGGTCTGGCCAGGGTTAAGAATCCCCGCGTCCCCATCATAGCCATGACGGCCCACGCCCTTCCGGGCGACCGGCAGATGTGCCTCCAGGCGGGCATGGATGATTATGTTCCCAAACCCCTTCGCCTGGAAGATCTGCAGGGAGCCATTGAACGACAGATGCACCGAGCCGAACGTGACGCCCAGGTGCACGAGGAAGCTGCCGCTTGCACGTCGCCATCTGCTGGACTGGCTGCAGCAGATCAAGACGTCTTTCATTGGGACGAACTGGTGGACCGCCTTGGAGGGGACATGGATCTGTCGTGGGAAATCCTTTCGGAATTCGTGGCGGAACTTCCACAGCGCCTCAAAGAAATCGACGAGGCTTTGGAAAAAGGTGATATAGCCGAGACGAAACGGCTGGCTCACAGCCTCAAGGGAGCGGCCGCCAATATCTCGGCCCATCGCCTCAGCGAAGCGGCGCGGGCTTTGGAACAGGCCGCAGCCCCTGAAAATCCTGTCGACCTTTTGCCATTGTGTGCCGTGGTCAAGGAGCAGGCCGATCGATTAACCATGGCGGTCTGTGATGTGGGGGCGCCGTCGGACGCCGTAAGTTTTTGA
- a CDS encoding ABC transporter substrate-binding protein: MRSMKSMGILLCFLVSWGPLKGCSFKDPVRVGFVGPLTGRFSDLGIHGRNGAMLAVEAVNASGGVQGRSLELILANDQGTVSGALASVQRLLSQGLRVFLGPMTSTQVLAVLPTLEQANAVCLSPTASSQVLDDRADALFRMAPSDAVQVEALAKHILLNRHARTVVIVWDADNEAFARAYAEGFAEAFRRRGGIVLAQHAFRSSRPSVWKPMLQPLEHAGSEAILVVASAKDTAYLCQWLAKKGIRAAVFTSFWARSPELVVYGGRTVEGVELVSAVNVDPETSSLQMKDFVKAYRHRFGKDPNHAAVFSYEAVLLLRGALERSLSGHLPLPTALTQVHDIVGPTGPLRLTPFGDRHLPCVMERVAQGRFHVLSHIGETR; encoded by the coding sequence ATGAGGTCCATGAAAAGCATGGGAATTCTCCTGTGTTTTCTGGTCTCATGGGGACCCCTCAAGGGCTGCTCTTTCAAGGATCCGGTGCGCGTGGGTTTTGTCGGTCCTTTGACGGGGCGGTTTTCGGACCTTGGAATTCATGGGCGCAACGGCGCCATGCTCGCCGTGGAAGCCGTCAACGCCTCGGGAGGCGTGCAGGGAAGGTCCCTGGAACTCATTCTTGCCAACGATCAGGGCACTGTTTCGGGCGCCTTGGCCTCGGTCCAGCGGCTGCTGTCGCAAGGTCTTCGCGTTTTTCTTGGGCCCATGACCAGTACCCAGGTTTTGGCAGTACTTCCGACCCTGGAGCAGGCCAATGCCGTGTGCCTCAGCCCCACGGCGTCTTCCCAAGTTCTGGATGATCGAGCCGATGCTCTGTTTCGCATGGCCCCTTCGGACGCCGTCCAGGTGGAAGCCCTGGCCAAGCATATTCTGTTGAACCGGCATGCGCGCACCGTGGTCATTGTCTGGGATGCGGACAATGAAGCCTTTGCCAGAGCGTATGCGGAGGGTTTTGCCGAGGCTTTTCGCCGAAGAGGGGGCATTGTGCTGGCGCAGCACGCGTTTCGATCTTCCAGGCCCAGCGTATGGAAACCGATGCTTCAGCCCCTAGAGCATGCCGGCTCTGAGGCGATTCTGGTGGTTGCCTCCGCCAAGGACACCGCTTACCTGTGCCAGTGGTTGGCCAAGAAAGGCATCAGGGCGGCCGTGTTCACCTCATTTTGGGCCCGATCGCCAGAACTCGTGGTCTACGGCGGGCGCACGGTGGAAGGCGTGGAGCTGGTGAGCGCTGTGAATGTGGATCCTGAAACGTCTTCTTTGCAGATGAAAGACTTCGTCAAAGCCTATCGGCATCGGTTCGGCAAAGACCCGAACCACGCTGCCGTCTTCAGTTACGAAGCCGTGCTGCTCCTGAGAGGCGCTCTGGAGCGCTCCCTATCCGGTCACCTTCCTTTGCCCACGGCTCTGACTCAAGTTCACGACATCGTTGGACCAACCGGACCGTTGCGTCTGACCCCTTTTGGAGATCGTCATCTTCCATGTGTGATGGAAAGGGTTGCTCAAGGGCGTTTTCACGTGCTGTCTCACATTGGAGAGACTCGATGA
- a CDS encoding DUF3536 domain-containing protein, whose amino-acid sequence MTAKPQDGWRGVCLHGHFYQPPRENPWLNAVPREPSADPDHDWNRRITNECYRPNAAARIMDHENRILALRNNYEWLSFDFGPTLMAWLERQDPWVMQRLLEADRRSAKRLGGWGNALAQAYHHIILPLANRRDKETQIAWGIAEFRHRYGRNPDGLWLPETAVDHETLAVLADAGIRFTILAPHQAARWRFMEGESTVWRDVRDGSIPYGRAYRYRCTNGKWLYLFFYNDKIARGIAFERLLEHSSWLLAALRGAFADSQALPGEPWLVHAATDGESYGHHFKFGDMALAAAFDVLEKDSTTEVVNYAAFLDRFPVRAEVEIVSETAWSCAHGVGRWRMDCGCHSGAHPDWHQKWREPLREALDTVRDALALHFEKEAATKLRDPWAARNDYIHILLKGAAEKESFFQRHQIKPLEPEDRRQVLELMEMQREAMAMYTSCGWFFDDVSGVETQIILAHACRAMELARLTGASPLEDIFLKVLEKAPSNLPEIGHGANVYNRLVVPKRVSPGIVCAGAAMEALALKRPSRKRLHVFVFRPLLERFLCEYPMPCQVGIMDVEDERTERTTRCAYAAVLLGGLDVRVSVKPVKDETAFDPLVQNLQSSAVEGVASLLRCVDEMPEAEAYSLKDVPEDVRMGIAYKLAEDHLDFYTEFQKRFFNAHQSLLWSLREWGIPLPADIKDSVRRIVERQILDVLEPVLTEEDTSEAHFRENGAEGTFRRQTFLGRLEFLHRSLASWGVPQDLPEVHRALTKAVRTELRRILKARGIALEKLCLLVDIAQALRMGFKDWWIPTLWWDLSRGLHQEHLGADQRSCLRTLDALSSCTFLS is encoded by the coding sequence ATGACGGCAAAGCCTCAGGATGGGTGGCGAGGTGTCTGCCTACATGGCCATTTCTATCAACCGCCTCGAGAAAACCCATGGCTGAACGCCGTGCCGCGAGAACCCAGTGCCGATCCCGACCATGACTGGAACCGTCGCATCACCAACGAATGCTACCGTCCCAACGCGGCCGCTCGCATCATGGACCACGAAAACCGCATACTGGCTCTGCGCAACAATTACGAATGGCTGAGCTTTGATTTCGGCCCCACATTGATGGCCTGGTTGGAGAGGCAGGATCCCTGGGTGATGCAAAGGCTTCTCGAAGCGGACCGGCGCAGCGCTAAGCGCTTGGGCGGCTGGGGAAACGCTCTGGCTCAAGCCTATCATCACATCATTTTGCCTTTGGCCAACCGACGTGACAAGGAAACCCAAATTGCCTGGGGGATTGCCGAATTTCGTCACCGCTACGGCCGAAATCCCGACGGGTTGTGGCTTCCGGAAACGGCCGTGGACCATGAAACCCTGGCGGTGCTGGCGGATGCCGGCATACGGTTCACCATCCTGGCCCCCCATCAAGCGGCCCGATGGCGTTTCATGGAAGGGGAATCCACGGTGTGGCGAGACGTCCGAGACGGCTCCATTCCTTATGGGCGGGCGTACCGATATCGGTGCACCAACGGCAAGTGGCTGTATCTGTTCTTTTATAACGACAAGATTGCCCGTGGCATTGCCTTTGAACGCCTTCTGGAACATAGTTCATGGCTTCTCGCGGCGCTTCGTGGGGCGTTTGCCGACTCGCAAGCCTTGCCGGGGGAGCCGTGGCTGGTTCATGCAGCCACCGACGGCGAATCCTACGGACATCATTTCAAGTTTGGGGACATGGCCTTGGCCGCAGCCTTTGATGTCCTGGAAAAGGATTCCACCACCGAAGTGGTGAATTATGCGGCCTTTTTGGATCGGTTTCCCGTCAGGGCCGAGGTGGAGATCGTGTCGGAGACGGCGTGGAGTTGCGCCCACGGTGTGGGACGATGGCGCATGGATTGCGGTTGCCACAGCGGCGCCCATCCCGATTGGCACCAGAAGTGGCGCGAGCCCCTGAGGGAAGCTCTGGATACGGTTCGGGACGCTCTGGCCCTTCATTTTGAAAAGGAAGCGGCCACAAAGCTTCGGGATCCGTGGGCCGCGCGAAACGACTATATCCACATTCTTCTCAAGGGCGCTGCGGAAAAGGAGTCTTTCTTTCAAAGACATCAGATCAAACCCCTGGAGCCCGAGGACAGACGGCAGGTGCTTGAGTTGATGGAAATGCAACGGGAAGCCATGGCCATGTACACGTCCTGCGGATGGTTCTTTGACGACGTCAGCGGCGTAGAAACTCAGATCATTCTTGCCCATGCCTGTCGCGCCATGGAACTGGCGCGCCTTACCGGGGCTTCCCCTCTGGAAGACATCTTCTTGAAGGTCCTAGAAAAGGCGCCCAGCAATCTTCCTGAAATAGGGCATGGAGCCAACGTGTACAACCGACTGGTGGTGCCGAAACGGGTGTCGCCTGGGATCGTCTGCGCCGGAGCGGCCATGGAAGCGCTGGCCCTGAAAAGGCCTTCCAGGAAGCGCCTTCATGTGTTTGTCTTTCGGCCGCTGCTGGAGCGCTTTCTTTGTGAGTATCCCATGCCGTGCCAGGTGGGCATTATGGACGTGGAAGATGAGCGAACAGAAAGGACAACGCGATGTGCTTACGCGGCCGTGCTTTTAGGTGGGTTGGATGTGCGGGTTTCCGTGAAACCCGTGAAAGACGAAACGGCCTTTGACCCCTTGGTTCAAAACCTGCAATCATCCGCCGTGGAAGGGGTGGCCTCTTTGCTGCGCTGCGTGGATGAAATGCCGGAGGCCGAAGCGTATTCCCTCAAAGACGTTCCCGAAGATGTACGCATGGGCATCGCCTACAAACTGGCCGAGGATCATCTGGATTTTTACACAGAATTTCAAAAGCGGTTTTTCAATGCGCATCAATCGCTTCTGTGGTCCCTGCGCGAATGGGGCATCCCCTTACCTGCAGACATCAAGGACTCCGTGCGCCGAATCGTAGAGCGGCAGATTCTCGATGTCCTGGAGCCGGTGCTTACCGAAGAAGATACCAGTGAAGCCCATTTTCGCGAAAATGGAGCCGAAGGGACCTTTCGACGCCAAACCTTTTTGGGTCGCCTGGAATTCCTCCACAGGTCCCTGGCCTCTTGGGGGGTGCCCCAGGATCTGCCCGAGGTGCACCGCGCCTTGACGAAGGCCGTGCGCACGGAATTGCGCCGCATTCTGAAAGCCCGTGGCATAGCTTTGGAAAAACTATGTCTTCTGGTGGACATTGCCCAAGCCCTGCGCATGGGATTTAAGGATTGGTGGATTCCGACCCTATGGTGGGACCTCAGCCGGGGCTTGCACCAAGAGCATCTAGGCGCCGATCAACGATCGTGCCTGCGCACTTTGGACGCCCTGAGCTCCTGTACCTTTCTATCCTGA